Genomic window (Equus przewalskii isolate Varuska chromosome 12, EquPr2, whole genome shotgun sequence):
AGGCACAGGCCATATACAGAGTAACACCCCCACAGAACCAGCACAGGGGTTTTTGACGTACACCCTGCCAAGGTTCTGGAAGCTTCAGTGGGTGCCCCACTTTGTGTCCAGCTCACGTATCACGGCCAGCAGCCCTGTGGCCTCTACCTCAAGGGAGCAGCTATCCAAGTCCAGGTGACCATTAGTCCATCACGGGTGTGCACTAACTAAGAATGACCCTGACTCGGCTTGGGGACAGATTCTTTGCCAGCCCTGGGGAGCTGAAGACTGGGCACTTATCCTGGGCCTGTCCCAGCCATGCAGGAGGGAAGCCCTGCAAAGGCACTGTGTGGCCTGTGACCGAGGAGCATCTGTGGAGGGCCTGGGCTCCCCGAGAGCCTTACCCAGCCGCCGCAACCCCTCCGTGCCACTGATGGGGCCAGGGGCAAGGCTGTTGACACGGATGTTTTGGGGACCCCACTCCACAGCCAAGTGCCGGGTCATTGCATCTGCATGGAAGGGAGAATGCAGCGCTGCTGTGCCTTCTGGGGTGGCCCAGGTGTGAGCTAGTGCTCAGGGGCAGAGCCTGGCCATGCCACGGCCCATCGCTGGGCTCAGCTTCACTTGGATACTGCCAGCCTCCAGGGACAGGCAGGAGAGGGACCCAATGGGAACCCAGGTGGGCAGATCAGAGGGGGCACCCGTACCCACAGCCGCCTTGGCTGAGCCTGCATGCACTTGGAGCATCTGCCCCCGGGCACCCAGGGTCGCAGTGATGTTCACAATCACCCCTCCATGGTCCTGCAACACACGGGGTAGGGGACAGGGCATGAGCGGGTGGTCAGAAGAAGGGAGGCCTCGGCCGCAAGGACACACACCCGGAAAAACTTCTCGTAGAGCACGCGAGACATGTTGAAGGTGCCCAAGGTGTCGATGTCCATCACAGTCTTGAAGGCATTGAAGGACAACGCGCTGGCGGGGCACAGGAAGTTTCCAGCTGCACCTGCAGGGTGGAAGGAGACCACTGATGGTGCCGGAGTCCCGGGCAGTTAGAGCATCTGGACCTTCAGGGTGGTCCAGCCTGGACAGGGAAGGAGACCCGGGCATTTGGGCAAATTCCTGAATAACAGATGTTATAAGTTGAACTGTGTCCCTCAAAAGATGTGTTGAtctcctaacccctggtacccaTGAATGTGACCTTCCAGGTATTTGGAAATACCATCTTTGCAGCTGTGGTCAAGTTAAAATCAGATCATCCTGAATTACGGCAGGCCTAAACCCAAGGAGGagaggacagacacacacagagagaaggccacgtgaaggaggcagagactggagtgacgccCAGGACTGCGGGCCACACCAGGAGCTACTAGAAAGGCCTGGAACAATCTCCCCCGGAGCCTGCACAGGGCGCAGCCCTGCGGACACCTGGGTTTCGGacgtctggcctccagactgtgaggcAGTGTATTTctattgctttaagccacccagctgGTGGTGCTTCGTCAGCCAAAGGAAACCAACACCCCTgatgttttttgggtttttttgaggaagatgagccctgagctaacatctgctgccagtcctcctctttttgctgaggaagctgcccctgagctaacatccatgcccatcttcctctcctttatatgtgggatgcctgccacagcatggcttttgccaagcaatgccatgtctgcacctgggatccgaaccagcgacctgcgggccaccgaagcggaatgtgcgcacttaaccgcagtgccacggggctggctcccacCCCTGATATGTTTAAAAGGGAATTTCAGCAAAGAATGAACCTTGATGGAAACTATGACTAGAGTTAACaatatatatcaatattggttcatcaattctaacaaatgcacgatgttaataatgggggacACTGTGGAATTCTACGTACTATCTGCTCAATTattctgcaaatctaaaactgtactaaaaaaacaaaatttatcattttttcttttttaggcgGAATTTCAGGACACCAGAGTGCCACTGACTGATTCAGCTGAGTTCACGGGGCATCCAGGTGAGCCATGCCTGCAGTGACCCAGAAGGAGCAGAGCTAGGCCAAGACAGTGGCCTGAAGTCTGGGACAACAGTTCTGGGGGCTCCAAACAGAGAGGTTCACTCTTTGGCAACCCATCAGCAGCCCTCTGGCCTCGCCCACAGCAACTCACAGTTAATGAGAATGTTGATTTTCCCAAACTCCTTCAGTGCCTGGTCCACGGCAGCCATGATGGCTGGGGGGGCTCGGACGTCCAGAGATAAAGGCAAGCACCGCTGGCCGGTGGCAGCAACCAACTTCCTGGCAGCCTAGAAGCCGGACAGAGGTGGGCAGCAGCCGAGTGGCTTTGGCCGGCAGGGACAGCCTGTCAGAGTCTGGCGGGGATGTGTCTAGGTTTTACCGGGAGGCCGAGGTTTGCTGCTGGACCTTGCTCTGGGGAGGCGCAGCAGGCAAGTGGCCACTCCCTGGGGTCACGACCCCTGGTGGACATTTCTAAGACATCCCACACTCTCTCCCTCCCGCTTGCCCCATGATCCTCCGTCCACATCACCCTCCAGGCCACTGTTCACAGGTCATAGGTCCATAGCAGCTCCAGCTGACTTGGCTAGAGACCAGCGGTGGCAGTGTGAGACTCTCGTCCCAGGTGAGTGGGACAACGAGGACGAGGACCACCCTCATGACCCTGGGGAGCCCAGAGATCTCCCTTGGGGCCACAGTACCACCCAACATGAGGGCCCCCTCACAGGACCCAATGATTAGATttacacaaaaaaacacaaaagtttcCCTGAGAGGCCATTTCCATTGAAGCTCCATATGTGGGAGAGGAGCAGGCTTTGGTGTCACCATCCTCTGGGCCTAGGACCCTCCaggcccaggctccaggcccaTACAGCCACCCACAGACAGGGTGGGCACAGGAGAGACCCCCTCACCGTTGACACTCTGGGAAGGCTTCTGCTAGCGATGACCGTGTGGCAGCCGTGCCTGCAAAGCCAGAGCGCAGGTGTGAAGGTGGCAAGGTGTGAGGGACACACCCAGGTGGACTCCTGCCTGGTGCTCTAAGCAGAGCTCCCTTCCCCCAGGGATCTCTTGGGCTGCAGCACCAGCCCAGGGCTGAAGGCACAGCTGGCAGAGGACACAGGGGCCTGAGCAGGGCTGAGCAACTGTGGTGGGACCTCAGGTGGGTGCCATGAGCACAGCTGGCCGTACTCTGCTGGAGAAGCAACACGCACAAAGCCACCAGCTAGGAATGCGAGCTCCCTCAGAACGGATGAATTCCCAAAACCTCGTCCAGTGGGACTCACCTCTCTGCTATGAAAAGCGGGGGCCCCGGGGGAAACTGGGGAAGGGTCCCTAGGATATCAACAGGCTCCCTCTCCCCCAAGGCTAGATTAACTCTGGGCCTCTCCCTGGGAGGGGTGGCAAGTTGCTGACGGGGGCCTGAGATCACAGAACTTGTGTCCCAAGAGACACTATGCTCTGCACAGTGCCAGGGTCAACTCAGGCCCCCCAGACCCTGGCATGGTGAGGCCTCAGGGGGCCCTGCAGCAGAGTTCCCTCAACGTGTTGCACTGCCCTCTTTGTATAAACGTGGGTGCTGAGGCCAGAGTCGCACAGCCTCAACTAACCTCCAGGAGAAAACCCTGGAGTCCTGCCTCCCCCAAGACAGCATTTGACCTATTTCAGATGCTCCCCCATGGCCCATTGCCCAGAGGCGCTCCCACCACCCACCAGCATCCTGCCCAGGGATCCCAGGATCCAGCAGAATCCATGCAAGGAGAAGCAAGGGTCGGGAGTGGGCACGGAGCACACAGGGCAGTGCTCACCGCATGAAAATCTCAGCAATCCGGAACCCGATCCCAGAGCCACCACCTGTGATGAAGGCCACTTTGTCCCTGagagaagaagatgaagagagtCTCTCTGTTAACTGAGGGGTGGTGGGACGCGGGTGGCTCTGGGAGGACTTTCACTCTCTGCACCTTATG
Coding sequences:
- the DECR2 gene encoding peroxisomal 2,4-dienoyl-CoA reductase [(3E)-enoyl-CoA-producing] isoform X3, with amino-acid sequence MAQPPPDVGEDDCLPEYRHLFCPDLLRDKVAFITGGGSGIGFRIAEIFMRCSWKLPVPRQRVVLQCLQDCDGHRHLGHLQHVSRALREVFPGVCPCGRGLPSSDHPLMPCPLPRVLQDHGGVIVNITATLGARGQMLQVHAGSAKAAVDAMTRHLAVEWGPQNIRVNSLAPGPISGTEGLRRLGGSRASMRENVLASPLQRLGNKTEIAHSVLYLASPLASYVTGALLVVDGGAWLTFPNDVKLLADFASSAKL
- the DECR2 gene encoding peroxisomal 2,4-dienoyl-CoA reductase [(3E)-enoyl-CoA-producing] isoform X2, translated to MAQPPPDVGEDDCLPEYRHLFCPDLLRDKVAFITGGGSGIGFRIAEIFMRHGCHTVIASRSLPRVSTAARKLVAATGQRCLPLSLDVRAPPAIMAAVDQALKEFGKINILINCAAGNFLCPASALSFNAFKTVMDIDTLGTFNMSRVLYEKFFRDHGGVIVNITATLGARGQMLQVHAGSAKAAVGGSRASMRENVLASPLQRLGNKTEIAHSVLYLASPLASYVTGALLVVDGGAWLTFPNDVKLLADFASSAKL
- the DECR2 gene encoding peroxisomal 2,4-dienoyl-CoA reductase [(3E)-enoyl-CoA-producing] isoform X1, with protein sequence MAQPPPDVGEDDCLPEYRHLFCPDLLRDKVAFITGGGSGIGFRIAEIFMRHGCHTVIASRSLPRVSTAARKLVAATGQRCLPLSLDVRAPPAIMAAVDQALKEFGKINILINCAAGNFLCPASALSFNAFKTVMDIDTLGTFNMSRVLYEKFFRDHGGVIVNITATLGARGQMLQVHAGSAKAAVDAMTRHLAVEWGPQNIRVNSLAPGPISGTEGLRRLGGSRASMRENVLASPLQRLGNKTEIAHSVLYLASPLASYVTGALLVVDGGAWLTFPNDVKLLADFASSAKL